In Desulfomonile tiedjei DSM 6799, a genomic segment contains:
- a CDS encoding YdcF family protein, with translation MNELLFVGKKLVSLVLYPVGAALVLCTIGLILTRTRLRIGQFLIGIGILTLAATASPLTAYVLMKPLQEWAGSYADAEELSRKGIVFIVVLGGGVKDDNLTPADGVGGVLRVLEGARLVRRIRGSKLVLLRPGFPRAYASQEKMTEFPMELGVPRESLVLESGAKDTSEEAALVKRIVADEPFALVTSAYHMTRAMETFRRAGLKPVPAPCEFISTKSPSFIKWFMLNTEPLLASQVAIHEYAGLAWIRIKGALWN, from the coding sequence ATGAATGAGCTCCTCTTTGTCGGGAAAAAATTAGTCTCACTCGTGCTATATCCTGTCGGCGCAGCGCTGGTACTCTGCACAATAGGACTGATCCTTACTCGTACTCGCCTGAGAATCGGACAATTTTTGATAGGAATCGGAATTCTGACTCTGGCCGCAACCGCTTCTCCGTTAACCGCTTACGTTTTGATGAAACCGCTCCAGGAATGGGCAGGATCGTATGCAGATGCAGAGGAACTTTCTCGCAAAGGAATAGTGTTTATAGTGGTTTTAGGCGGTGGGGTAAAAGACGATAATTTGACCCCTGCGGATGGGGTCGGAGGAGTGCTCAGGGTATTGGAAGGAGCAAGACTGGTGCGCCGTATTCGTGGGAGCAAACTCGTGCTTTTGCGGCCGGGATTTCCTCGTGCGTATGCTTCTCAGGAAAAAATGACTGAATTCCCCATGGAACTCGGAGTTCCGAGAGAATCTCTTGTTCTGGAAAGCGGTGCAAAAGATACGTCTGAAGAAGCGGCTCTCGTAAAAAGAATCGTAGCCGATGAACCTTTTGCTCTTGTGACTTCCGCCTATCACATGACCCGGGCGATGGAAACCTTTAGAAGAGCAGGCCTCAAACCCGTGCCCGCTCCCTGCGAGTTCATCTCAACCAAATCTCCGAGTTTCATAAAATGGTTCATGCTTAATACTGAACCTCTCCTTGCATCTCAGGTGGCGATTCATGAATATGCCGGATTAGCCTGGATTCGGATAAAAGGCGCGTTATGGAACTGA
- a CDS encoding formyltransferase family protein: MDIVLFCNDSYFAYLLAEPIFYTFCKSIKAVVFSTKIKSSLPTIFKIYRQTYPRYFLYRATVDACNKMARLTGGNGISSLVRKNGLVSFNEGDINVSDTLSQFFPADLGVAINFDQKIGDSVLKSFKYGILNCHASKLPKDKGISPALWAFARGDDSIWFTIYKMTTGFDAGPIYKQVKVGIDRADTAFSIYERVCAQAGEELVKAIEDLRDGTAIFRPQSLDIRPNYFGWPDARHKTMMRASGRKFIKFSEILRALGPCKPRVPLSDLETMLDDGSRNRHLTSVR, encoded by the coding sequence ATGGATATCGTTCTTTTCTGTAATGACAGCTACTTTGCCTATTTGTTGGCTGAACCGATTTTCTACACATTCTGCAAGTCAATAAAAGCGGTAGTTTTCTCGACAAAAATAAAGAGTTCCTTGCCTACAATCTTCAAGATCTATCGACAGACGTATCCAAGGTATTTTCTTTACCGAGCAACGGTAGATGCGTGCAATAAAATGGCCCGATTGACAGGCGGCAACGGTATTTCATCGCTTGTTCGCAAGAATGGGCTGGTCTCATTCAATGAAGGTGACATTAATGTAAGTGATACCTTGAGCCAATTCTTTCCAGCAGATCTAGGCGTGGCTATAAACTTCGATCAAAAAATTGGAGACTCTGTCCTGAAATCGTTCAAATACGGCATCTTGAATTGTCATGCATCCAAACTTCCGAAAGACAAAGGAATCTCGCCGGCCTTATGGGCATTTGCCAGAGGCGACGATTCAATATGGTTCACTATTTACAAAATGACTACAGGCTTCGATGCCGGACCGATTTATAAACAGGTGAAGGTTGGGATAGACCGAGCCGACACGGCATTTTCCATTTACGAGAGAGTTTGTGCACAAGCAGGTGAAGAGCTTGTCAAAGCTATTGAAGATTTGCGGGACGGGACAGCCATTTTCAGGCCACAATCCCTGGATATAAGACCGAACTATTTTGGATGGCCGGATGCTCGCCACAAGACCATGATGAGAGCTTCCGGCAGAAAATTCATAAAATTTTCAGAGATCCTGAGAGCGTTGGGCCCCTGCAAACCGAGAGTCCCTTTGTCCGATCTGGAAACAATGCTTGATGATGGCTCCCGCAACCGCCATCTTACTTCGGTGCGATGA
- a CDS encoding glycosyltransferase — protein MKILYLAPYYKPAWKLGGPVFAVSGLCESLIRLGHDVEVFTTDIGGKNERLRVSPGVPCNIDSVKVTYLRGQGYWRFFFAPSLISLLKQRVPEFDLVHISGTFTFFHMAWALCLRNTQIPFVVSPRGAFMSNAMKREFLKNIKKELYRVLVESRVLERASGVHCMTEMEEKAVLRYFPGVKTFVIPNQVSVDTFTPVSEGNLFRQELNISESAFVFLYLGRLHPHKGIDLSIKAFAELAEKHANVQLIIAGGTEAGTDRQWRNLADSSGVSDRVHFLGQVAGKRKLQCFTGADAFLLNSYSENFGISCAEAIICGLPVIVSDQTGLADWVLRHQAGLVVPQDVSRITEAMLSIIDNYPSHKAHAIKSAELAREEFSPHGTATRMLQVYKRCAMPVRT, from the coding sequence ATGAAAATTCTTTATTTGGCTCCCTATTACAAGCCCGCCTGGAAACTTGGCGGACCGGTATTCGCGGTAAGCGGTTTGTGCGAATCACTGATTCGACTCGGTCATGACGTCGAGGTTTTCACCACAGATATCGGCGGGAAGAACGAACGTCTGCGCGTCTCACCTGGAGTGCCGTGCAACATCGATTCCGTAAAGGTGACCTATTTGCGCGGCCAAGGATACTGGCGCTTCTTTTTTGCCCCATCGCTCATTTCGCTGCTGAAACAAAGGGTCCCTGAATTCGATCTGGTCCACATATCAGGAACCTTCACGTTCTTTCACATGGCCTGGGCTCTTTGTCTTCGGAACACCCAAATTCCTTTTGTTGTGTCTCCTCGTGGAGCATTCATGTCAAATGCAATGAAGAGAGAATTCCTCAAGAATATCAAGAAAGAGCTCTATCGAGTTCTGGTGGAATCTCGGGTCCTGGAACGAGCTTCTGGCGTTCATTGCATGACGGAAATGGAAGAAAAGGCAGTACTCAGATATTTTCCGGGAGTCAAAACCTTTGTGATACCCAATCAAGTCAGTGTAGACACATTTACCCCCGTGTCCGAAGGAAATCTGTTCAGACAGGAGTTGAACATCAGTGAATCGGCCTTCGTTTTTCTTTACCTTGGAAGACTACATCCACATAAAGGAATCGACCTCAGCATAAAAGCATTCGCAGAACTCGCCGAAAAACATGCGAACGTTCAGCTCATAATAGCCGGAGGCACGGAAGCGGGAACTGATAGACAATGGAGAAATTTGGCTGATTCCAGTGGTGTGTCGGATCGCGTGCACTTTCTCGGACAAGTTGCAGGAAAGCGAAAACTACAGTGTTTCACTGGTGCCGATGCTTTCCTGTTAAATTCATACTCGGAAAACTTTGGGATATCATGCGCTGAGGCCATCATCTGCGGATTACCGGTGATCGTGTCCGATCAGACGGGCCTCGCTGATTGGGTCCTTCGACACCAGGCCGGACTCGTTGTACCCCAGGATGTTTCAAGAATAACTGAAGCTATGCTTTCAATCATAGACAATTACCCTTCTCATAAAGCACATGCCATAAAATCTGCCGAGCTGGCACGGGAAGAATTTAGTCCCCACGGTACCGCAACCAGGATGCTCCAGGTCTATAAACGTTGCGCAATGCCAGTTCGGACCTGA
- a CDS encoding glycosyltransferase family 4 protein, translated as MNILFVCPVFPPEIVPSSVMLDQLTRHLGLTGHKVTMITCFPSLPGGKIFKGYRRRFWKITDTQTLRLIRCFSFTVGTKRKRVWRALSHISFGLVAALRLLFEKKPDVIVADMVPVISSPFIVFLAKLLGIPVVNYIQDLFPEAVASAGMIRRQGVAMRIALMIDALTCRAAGANIVISESFRRALLNSRGVPDNKIFVLHNWIDGSEIRPTSRLNLWRAQAGIPRDKFVAMFAGTLGIVSGAEVLVDVAQELKTSELHDVLILSVGEGVLKEPMIRRSESLGLDNILFLPFQPAAMLSEMQSTADVFLLTMDKSHVNSSVPSKLVTYLAMGRPIICATDENSAVAETVAQAKCGHVVPPGDAKAIASQILNLKKSNSERAFFGASGRSYFQEYYDMPAAMKRFELLLSQLSTMQQMPKTRGSTVESLLNAEKEDRKTSSTIES; from the coding sequence ATGAACATTCTATTCGTCTGTCCTGTTTTTCCGCCGGAAATCGTCCCTTCCTCAGTGATGCTCGATCAACTGACCCGACATCTGGGCCTCACAGGGCATAAAGTGACGATGATCACCTGTTTTCCCAGCCTGCCTGGGGGGAAAATTTTTAAAGGTTACAGAAGACGCTTTTGGAAGATAACCGATACCCAAACCTTGAGACTTATCAGGTGCTTCTCTTTTACTGTCGGGACAAAAAGAAAGAGAGTATGGCGGGCACTCTCCCATATTTCCTTCGGCCTTGTTGCCGCACTTCGGCTGTTGTTTGAAAAAAAGCCGGATGTTATCGTAGCGGACATGGTCCCGGTTATAAGCAGCCCTTTCATTGTATTTCTTGCGAAACTCCTCGGGATTCCAGTCGTGAACTACATTCAGGATCTCTTTCCCGAGGCAGTTGCATCTGCAGGCATGATTCGTCGGCAAGGTGTTGCCATGCGAATCGCTCTCATGATCGATGCGCTTACCTGTAGAGCTGCGGGTGCGAATATTGTCATTTCTGAGTCCTTCAGAAGAGCATTGTTGAATTCAAGAGGAGTGCCGGATAACAAGATTTTCGTACTTCATAATTGGATAGATGGATCCGAGATCAGGCCGACCAGCCGTCTAAATCTGTGGCGTGCTCAAGCCGGAATTCCACGCGATAAGTTCGTCGCTATGTTTGCCGGCACCCTGGGAATTGTCAGCGGAGCCGAGGTTTTGGTTGATGTGGCTCAGGAGCTAAAGACGTCTGAACTACATGACGTATTAATATTAAGTGTCGGGGAAGGAGTACTTAAAGAACCCATGATCCGGCGTTCAGAATCGCTGGGATTGGATAATATCCTATTTCTCCCTTTCCAACCCGCTGCAATGCTCTCCGAGATGCAATCGACTGCGGACGTCTTTCTCCTGACCATGGACAAGTCTCACGTAAACTCATCCGTTCCCAGCAAGCTGGTAACGTACCTTGCCATGGGAAGGCCGATTATCTGTGCAACCGATGAAAATTCGGCCGTAGCAGAAACGGTTGCACAGGCGAAATGCGGACATGTGGTTCCGCCCGGAGATGCCAAAGCCATAGCTTCGCAGATCCTGAACCTCAAAAAGAGCAATAGCGAGCGTGCCTTTTTCGGTGCCTCCGGCCGCTCTTATTTTCAGGAATATTACGATATGCCTGCAGCCATGAAGAGATTCGAGCTGCTGTTATCGCAGTTATCAACCATGCAGCAAATGCCGAAAACCCGCGGTTCCACGGTTGAAAGTCTGTTAAATGCTGAAAAAGAAGATCGGAAAACCTCTTCAACAATCGAGTCGTAA
- a CDS encoding glycosyltransferase family 9 protein: MIRPHELKPGTPIYVFSVGHLGDSLVALPAVHAIREAFPDSEIILVSDKVPGEQYLMSWEVFRLSGVFSRALHYTAMNRSLFSSLLELSGTAYKMRRLGSGPLFYLINDGAKSSMVGRHKFFFESLCGSQMLGVSNALNPYFEKGPDGRLLPQQPRYRRLFDMVQSNIERTLSFKSDSLIHPDASAQIFAKHLMQSGSDREFVAFGAWSKMPCKRWPLERFAEVGRFCITDRNMIPLVLGGANEGSVGEELIEEWNGEGINLCGTSLSESAEVLRRCRLYIGNDTGTMHLAATMGVPCIGIFSSRDAPGRWDPIGHDHVILRHWVPCEGCMLETCRHGDTPCLQGITVDKVVEGVISLFQHNSVSDRKLVARAYSCYRKS, encoded by the coding sequence ATGATAAGACCGCATGAACTGAAGCCCGGAACGCCCATTTACGTGTTCAGTGTCGGCCATTTGGGTGATTCTCTGGTCGCTCTTCCGGCTGTACACGCTATTCGAGAAGCCTTTCCGGACAGTGAGATAATTCTCGTGAGCGATAAGGTTCCTGGGGAACAATATCTGATGTCCTGGGAAGTTTTTCGACTTTCGGGTGTTTTTTCACGAGCGCTCCACTATACGGCCATGAACCGCTCTCTTTTCTCTTCTCTTCTGGAACTCTCCGGCACTGCCTACAAAATGAGACGATTAGGCTCCGGTCCGCTTTTCTATTTGATCAATGATGGAGCGAAATCTTCTATGGTCGGGCGACACAAATTTTTCTTTGAATCCTTGTGCGGATCGCAGATGTTAGGCGTATCAAATGCCTTGAATCCTTATTTTGAAAAAGGTCCGGACGGTCGTCTTCTTCCTCAGCAACCGCGCTATCGCCGATTATTCGATATGGTTCAGAGTAACATAGAGCGAACCCTGAGCTTCAAGTCCGATTCTCTCATCCACCCGGATGCAAGCGCGCAAATTTTTGCCAAACATCTGATGCAGTCGGGATCTGACCGAGAATTCGTCGCGTTCGGGGCCTGGAGCAAGATGCCCTGCAAGAGATGGCCCCTGGAACGGTTTGCTGAAGTTGGAAGATTCTGTATTACAGATCGAAACATGATTCCCCTAGTGCTTGGCGGTGCAAACGAGGGATCGGTGGGAGAAGAGTTGATCGAGGAGTGGAACGGAGAAGGTATAAACCTCTGCGGTACCTCTCTGTCAGAATCTGCCGAAGTTCTGAGGCGTTGCAGACTGTATATCGGAAACGACACCGGAACCATGCACCTGGCTGCAACCATGGGAGTGCCGTGTATCGGCATTTTTTCGTCCAGAGATGCTCCGGGCAGATGGGACCCTATCGGACACGATCATGTGATACTCAGGCATTGGGTTCCTTGTGAAGGCTGTATGCTGGAAACGTGTAGACATGGTGATACCCCTTGTCTCCAGGGCATAACGGTAGACAAAGTAGTTGAGGGCGTTATTTCTCTTTTTCAACACAACTCTGTTTCAGACAGAAAACTCGTGGCTCGTGCGTATAGCTGTTATCGAAAGTCTTGA
- a CDS encoding DUF268 domain-containing protein gives MKLTTSIKAYIKKSPFLTRIALLFLHLRPVLRPSCWRRYVRFFRDFLEFRKMSKERSRLSVSFLDHYPCLEDNTSVTHFDRHYVYHCAWAARILKETKPALHVDIGSSLYFCSMVSGFIPMEFHDVRPPDLELTNLAVKVNTLEKLDIPDHSVVSLSCMHVIEHLGLGRYGDPLDPNADLVGIAELKRILAPGGDLLIVVPLGTPKVMFNGQRVYSFDLIKDYFAELELKEFAFIPDSAADGHLIRKPSPELIASFRSGCGCFWFKGITR, from the coding sequence ATGAAACTAACGACTTCCATTAAAGCATATATTAAGAAGTCCCCCTTTCTGACCAGAATTGCGTTACTATTTCTCCACCTGCGCCCGGTCTTACGGCCGAGCTGTTGGCGTCGATACGTGCGGTTTTTCAGGGATTTTCTTGAATTTCGCAAAATGTCGAAAGAGCGCTCGAGATTGTCTGTCAGTTTCCTGGACCACTATCCTTGCCTGGAGGACAACACTTCCGTTACTCATTTCGACCGACATTATGTGTATCATTGTGCCTGGGCTGCTCGAATTTTGAAAGAGACGAAACCTGCTCTCCATGTCGACATAGGGTCCAGTCTGTATTTCTGCTCAATGGTGTCCGGATTCATCCCAATGGAATTTCACGATGTGCGACCTCCTGATCTGGAATTGACGAACCTGGCGGTTAAAGTAAACACTCTAGAAAAATTGGACATCCCCGACCATAGCGTGGTGTCGCTATCGTGCATGCACGTTATCGAACATCTCGGTCTCGGTAGATACGGCGATCCCCTCGATCCCAATGCCGATCTGGTCGGCATAGCAGAATTGAAGCGGATTCTCGCTCCCGGAGGAGATCTCCTCATCGTGGTTCCGCTCGGGACACCGAAGGTGATGTTCAACGGACAACGAGTCTATTCATTCGATTTGATCAAAGATTACTTTGCAGAACTTGAACTGAAAGAATTTGCGTTTATTCCGGATTCAGCCGCAGACGGGCACCTGATAAGGAAGCCCTCTCCAGAACTGATCGCATCTTTTCGGTCAGGATGCGGCTGCTTCTGGTTTAAAGGGATCACGAGATGA
- a CDS encoding CgeB family protein: MRDSGLLYRVETKLQFGPGTILFNKRLLDIAVKNTFDWIWIDKNVFAFPGTIRKLADRGLFLVHHMTDDLLNPDQPLRHYRKAIPLIHVHLTSNIYNVQELINLGAPHAVQTHLGFDPELCRPGGQAPVQREEFRSDVVFIGHWRKHIDDFVLPAIKAGIDVKIWGDGWKKSPNKLFYVKNALFRSVSDKDYASILASAKIALCFLSHANRNTSTGRSFEIPAVGTFMLAERTEEHLSFYKEGEEAEFFSKPNEFMTKLNLYLKNHEERQQIALAGHRRAMTSGYTYFDRVSSDMKSVLPIFEKYCAQY; this comes from the coding sequence ATGCGTGATTCCGGTTTGTTATACCGTGTTGAGACCAAACTGCAATTCGGCCCCGGAACAATTCTTTTCAATAAACGTTTACTTGACATCGCTGTTAAAAATACATTTGACTGGATCTGGATAGACAAGAACGTGTTTGCCTTTCCTGGTACGATAAGAAAACTCGCTGACAGAGGCCTCTTTCTGGTGCATCATATGACGGATGATCTCCTGAATCCGGATCAGCCGTTGAGACATTATCGTAAAGCCATTCCTCTGATTCACGTACATCTCACGTCAAACATCTATAATGTTCAAGAATTGATAAATTTGGGCGCTCCCCATGCTGTACAAACCCATCTCGGTTTTGATCCTGAATTATGCCGACCTGGCGGTCAAGCCCCGGTGCAGCGAGAAGAATTCAGATCGGATGTTGTTTTTATCGGACACTGGCGAAAGCATATTGATGATTTTGTTTTACCTGCAATAAAAGCTGGAATTGATGTTAAAATCTGGGGTGATGGTTGGAAAAAATCCCCCAACAAGTTGTTTTACGTAAAAAATGCGCTATTCAGATCGGTATCGGATAAGGATTACGCAAGCATTCTGGCCAGTGCTAAAATTGCACTCTGCTTCTTGTCACATGCAAATCGGAATACTTCCACAGGTAGATCCTTTGAAATCCCCGCCGTGGGTACATTCATGCTTGCGGAGAGAACCGAAGAACACCTTTCCTTTTATAAAGAAGGAGAAGAAGCAGAATTCTTCTCAAAACCTAACGAATTCATGACGAAATTGAACTTATACCTCAAGAACCACGAAGAGCGACAGCAGATTGCTCTTGCGGGCCATCGTAGGGCAATGACATCAGGCTACACCTATTTCGATAGAGTCTCATCTGACATGAAGAGTGTTCTCCCAATTTTTGAAAAATATTGTGCGCAATATTAG
- a CDS encoding class I SAM-dependent methyltransferase, whose protein sequence is MDYRKQIYDCYVSLWQNGASSFDEEASRRWGRAYRFFLRRVLPENKNAAILDLACGGGKLLHLFKSMGYSNVKGVDISPEQVTLARQVCSDVTLSDAVEYLKAHEAEFDFIVGLDIVEHFRKEEVLTFLQAIRSALKENGRLVLQTPNSASLAGAAMQFGDFTHEIGFTPGCLENILRLTGFTNYEAWELGPAPHGFLSTIRFGLWQIIRTGFLVYDFVEMGGQKHPVYTRVFLASATKNYR, encoded by the coding sequence ATGGATTACCGGAAACAGATTTATGATTGTTATGTTTCTCTATGGCAAAACGGAGCTTCATCGTTCGATGAAGAAGCCAGCCGACGATGGGGAAGAGCATACAGATTTTTTCTGAGACGGGTCCTTCCGGAAAATAAGAATGCAGCAATTCTGGACCTTGCCTGTGGAGGGGGTAAGCTTCTCCATCTCTTCAAATCCATGGGATACTCGAATGTCAAAGGCGTGGATATCAGTCCGGAGCAGGTGACCCTTGCCAGGCAAGTATGTTCTGATGTGACTTTGTCGGATGCTGTCGAGTATCTCAAAGCACATGAAGCAGAGTTCGATTTTATCGTTGGGCTGGATATTGTAGAACATTTCAGAAAAGAAGAAGTGCTTACCTTTCTTCAGGCAATCAGAAGTGCATTGAAAGAAAATGGCCGCCTGGTTCTACAAACTCCCAATTCCGCATCGTTAGCAGGAGCTGCCATGCAGTTCGGAGATTTCACTCATGAGATCGGATTTACTCCCGGTTGCCTTGAAAACATTCTCCGGCTTACCGGATTTACGAATTATGAAGCCTGGGAACTGGGGCCTGCTCCGCATGGCTTTCTATCAACGATACGTTTTGGTTTGTGGCAAATTATCCGAACCGGATTCCTGGTCTACGATTTCGTGGAGATGGGAGGCCAAAAACACCCTGTGTACACGCGGGTGTTTTTGGCCTCAGCAACTAAGAACTATCGATAG
- a CDS encoding CgeB family protein, which yields MAEISRTATQIKTNMLQSVKKKLKDNRFVHTLWSDFRNRHHNVIIEKEQYEYEKRALEMGLSLEEESAQIVFQRLRDRLATRGISWPPDPAGRDLHIVFCTTKSNELEQANIPPELERIVKVTCYYVDRRWKNPNQDRLRERTFVDRDLPVFLEQIAKESPVDIVLSYLSGSSISRDTIIRINDMGIATFLFHQDDRLYFRGRKIGDQWTGPADVCASYDLNLTNCPKSLIKYRVEGGNALFWPSAANRDFCVPRDLPFEYDVSFIGAKYGVRSSLVHYLKSNGIHVECFGPGWKNGRVSDDRMIDIYSKSRINLGISYVGYSSYQCLKGRDFEVPMCGALYLTSMNEDLGRVYRIGEEIAVYTDFQDCLRQIGKLLADPDRCARMRSAVREAGLRRHTREIRVRALLECKASVPDPSADTI from the coding sequence TTGGCTGAAATTTCGAGAACTGCAACACAGATCAAAACCAACATGCTGCAATCCGTAAAGAAAAAACTGAAAGACAATCGCTTTGTCCACACGCTTTGGTCCGATTTTCGTAACCGGCATCACAACGTAATAATCGAAAAAGAACAATATGAGTACGAAAAGCGAGCTCTTGAGATGGGCCTGTCCCTCGAAGAAGAATCAGCACAAATTGTGTTTCAGCGACTAAGGGACCGACTCGCGACAAGAGGCATTTCCTGGCCGCCTGATCCGGCAGGTAGAGATCTTCACATAGTATTCTGCACGACCAAGTCGAATGAACTGGAGCAAGCTAACATTCCTCCTGAATTGGAACGAATAGTTAAAGTAACATGCTATTACGTGGACAGACGCTGGAAGAACCCAAATCAAGATCGACTTCGGGAAAGGACATTCGTTGACCGCGATTTGCCGGTTTTCCTCGAGCAAATCGCAAAGGAAAGCCCTGTTGACATAGTCCTTTCTTATCTCAGCGGCTCGAGTATTTCCAGAGACACGATTATTCGAATCAACGACATGGGCATTGCGACTTTTCTCTTTCATCAGGACGACCGACTGTACTTTCGGGGTCGCAAAATTGGCGATCAGTGGACCGGTCCGGCAGATGTGTGTGCCTCTTACGATTTAAATCTGACGAATTGTCCGAAATCACTCATCAAATATCGGGTGGAAGGAGGAAACGCTCTCTTCTGGCCTTCAGCAGCAAACCGTGATTTCTGTGTTCCGAGGGATCTGCCTTTTGAGTACGATGTTTCGTTTATCGGCGCAAAATACGGCGTGCGGTCGTCCCTTGTGCATTATCTCAAGTCCAATGGAATACACGTTGAGTGCTTCGGCCCTGGGTGGAAGAACGGCCGTGTCAGTGATGACCGGATGATTGATATCTACTCGAAGAGCAGGATAAATCTGGGCATTAGCTATGTCGGATACAGTTCTTACCAGTGTCTGAAGGGGCGTGATTTCGAAGTGCCTATGTGCGGTGCCTTATATCTCACCTCCATGAATGAGGATTTGGGCAGAGTCTATCGAATTGGCGAAGAAATTGCCGTGTACACCGATTTCCAGGATTGCCTGCGGCAGATCGGGAAGCTACTTGCTGACCCTGATCGATGCGCCCGCATGAGATCGGCTGTACGAGAAGCCGGCCTTAGAAGACATACGAGAGAGATACGCGTACGAGCGCTGTTGGAATGCAAAGCTTCCGTACCCGATCCCTCCGCTGACACGATTTGA
- a CDS encoding lipopolysaccharide biosynthesis protein, producing MAPSLRRASQWYLSFLYVNFFLNLIKGVLVVPLYLTYMEPRLYGAWLACGSMIGFLGLFDLGISRVIIQKVAACAASSKNEQLASTVSTGILLGCGLSSLSFIAGLIVSPFFPHFVQISGPESLELRNAFIVGTAAMSLMLASFTPASILQGLQRQILTNVCYTGGLALSVGTTIVLLFAGYGLISIPLGALVHAAVTVIGNYGYLLVILKRDIQFVWKSPFQRKVWKEIFSASSYEFTGNAAGALSTYSDNLIIAAAISPETCTVFTFTGMAHKMSATLAGYISHASMPSLAHIVGEGDTVRTKRVAAEILKYATVMGALLLSGALVLNETVVSIWVGPQFYGGPLLNVVFFASAVSTIFFSIFRNMLAAFGDFRTSGTAVAVQACVQLPLMAVLGYMYGITGIALASLLSILFAAMPMQARVLARRFQITSSELTYGLRQTVFLFAVPLGITLTLRAVWNPSDLIQLITLAGISTLCALVVYTVLFREIRQLVLHHVFGRP from the coding sequence TTGGCACCTAGCCTGAGAAGAGCCTCACAATGGTATCTTTCTTTTCTTTATGTCAATTTCTTCCTGAATCTCATAAAGGGAGTGCTCGTTGTCCCGCTGTATCTGACATACATGGAGCCTCGGCTCTATGGTGCTTGGCTCGCGTGTGGAAGCATGATCGGCTTTCTGGGCTTGTTCGATCTGGGAATCAGCCGAGTAATAATACAGAAAGTGGCAGCTTGTGCCGCTTCGTCAAAAAACGAGCAGCTTGCATCTACAGTGTCGACAGGAATTCTTCTTGGATGCGGACTTTCGAGCCTATCGTTCATTGCCGGACTGATAGTCTCTCCCTTTTTTCCGCACTTCGTGCAAATTTCGGGCCCGGAATCCCTTGAACTGAGGAATGCTTTCATTGTCGGTACTGCAGCGATGTCCCTGATGCTTGCGTCTTTCACGCCTGCATCCATTCTCCAGGGATTACAGCGACAGATTCTGACGAATGTCTGCTACACTGGAGGACTCGCACTGAGTGTGGGGACAACCATTGTCTTGCTCTTTGCAGGATACGGTTTGATCTCAATCCCTCTCGGAGCTCTGGTGCACGCTGCTGTGACCGTTATAGGAAACTATGGATATCTACTCGTAATCCTGAAGAGAGATATACAGTTCGTATGGAAATCTCCTTTCCAAAGAAAAGTATGGAAAGAGATTTTTTCAGCTTCTTCCTACGAGTTCACAGGGAATGCAGCAGGAGCATTGAGCACCTACTCGGATAACCTGATCATCGCAGCCGCGATTAGCCCGGAAACGTGTACCGTATTCACCTTTACGGGCATGGCACACAAAATGTCGGCCACGCTTGCGGGGTACATCTCTCATGCCAGCATGCCGTCACTGGCCCATATTGTCGGAGAGGGAGACACAGTTCGAACAAAGAGGGTTGCCGCGGAAATCCTGAAATATGCGACCGTTATGGGAGCTCTCTTATTATCCGGAGCATTGGTCCTGAATGAAACCGTGGTCAGTATCTGGGTGGGACCGCAATTTTACGGCGGTCCTCTCCTGAATGTCGTGTTTTTTGCGAGCGCTGTATCGACCATTTTTTTCTCCATATTCCGTAACATGCTCGCTGCTTTTGGCGATTTCAGGACCTCCGGAACTGCTGTGGCAGTCCAGGCCTGTGTTCAACTGCCGCTTATGGCGGTGCTGGGATACATGTATGGGATAACGGGCATAGCTTTAGCTTCTTTACTGTCCATACTTTTTGCGGCAATGCCTATGCAAGCAAGAGTCCTCGCTCGGAGATTTCAGATCACTTCTTCGGAACTGACATATGGCTTGCGACAAACCGTTTTCCTTTTCGCTGTCCCACTCGGGATCACATTAACGTTGAGAGCTGTTTGGAATCCGTCGGATCTTATACAACTGATCACATTGGCTGGAATATCCACTCTATGCGCACTGGTTGTGTACACCGTCTTATTTAGAGAAATCAGACAGTTGGTGCTCCATCATGTTTTCGGAAGACCCTAA